A window of the Candidatus Amarolinea dominans genome harbors these coding sequences:
- a CDS encoding prolipoprotein diacylglyceryl transferase, producing the protein MPPLLVIGPLHIAWYSLAMTGGLCAALAWLAWADIERQRLAAERPHSHHHHVPGNRTLHDRFLRLAPGWPAALRRAVDDALPLFLIGLACGRVVFVLAQWPYFGEHPLQALRPWEGGLSAHGALAGGLGLLAWRAQRRPGGWAIADRYTPPLLWLQTAAWLSCWCAGCAFGRPVDIVRWPGLAVFDWPDIYGVLLPRVPVQGLGVIISLALLAGAWWFNQRQGAPGAPGALAGAVLFLGALADAGLQLLRADETWLWFGQRAALAADLLFMALGAACFVLAWRRRFAQKQLSC; encoded by the coding sequence TTGCCGCCCTTACTTGTCATCGGGCCTTTGCACATCGCCTGGTACAGCTTGGCGATGACTGGCGGCTTATGCGCGGCGCTGGCCTGGCTGGCTTGGGCCGATATCGAACGCCAGCGCCTGGCCGCTGAGCGGCCTCATTCTCATCATCACCACGTACCCGGCAATCGCACCCTTCATGACCGTTTTTTGCGCCTGGCGCCTGGCTGGCCGGCAGCCCTGCGTCGCGCCGTGGATGATGCCCTCCCGCTGTTCCTGATCGGGCTGGCCTGTGGGCGGGTGGTTTTTGTGCTGGCGCAGTGGCCGTACTTCGGCGAGCATCCCCTGCAAGCCCTGCGCCCCTGGGAGGGCGGCCTCTCGGCCCACGGCGCGTTGGCCGGCGGCTTGGGCTTGCTGGCCTGGCGGGCGCAGCGCCGGCCAGGCGGATGGGCCATTGCCGATCGCTACACGCCTCCTCTGCTTTGGCTCCAAACTGCCGCCTGGCTCAGTTGCTGGTGCGCCGGCTGTGCCTTTGGGCGTCCGGTGGACATTGTGCGCTGGCCGGGGCTGGCCGTGTTCGATTGGCCTGACATTTATGGCGTCTTGTTGCCCCGCGTGCCGGTGCAAGGTCTGGGGGTCATCATCAGCCTCGCGTTGCTGGCGGGCGCGTGGTGGTTTAATCAACGACAGGGCGCGCCGGGCGCGCCGGGCGCGCTGGCGGGCGCCGTCCTGTTCCTGGGCGCCCTGGCAGACGCCGGGTTACAACTTCTACGCGCGGATGAAACCTGGCTTTGGTTCGGTCAACGGGCCGCGTTGGCGGCCGATCTGCTTTTCATGGCGCTCGGTGCGGCCTGCTTCGTTCTGGCCTGGCGCAGGCGCTTTGCCCAAAAGCAGCTTTCATGCTAA
- a CDS encoding stage V sporulation protein S gives MDIIKVSAQSRSPAVAGAIAGVVRDASRAEVQAVGASAVNQAIKAIAIAKGYLAQDGIDIICIPSFTEIEIQGQERTAMRLTVEPRGGC, from the coding sequence ATGGACATCATCAAAGTTTCAGCGCAATCCCGCTCCCCAGCGGTGGCCGGGGCAATCGCCGGCGTGGTTCGAGACGCAAGTCGTGCCGAGGTACAAGCCGTCGGCGCCAGTGCCGTGAATCAGGCCATCAAGGCCATTGCCATCGCCAAGGGTTACCTGGCCCAGGATGGAATTGACATCATCTGTATTCCGTCGTTCACCGAAATCGAAATCCAGGGGCAGGAGCGCACCGCCATGCGACTCACTGTCGAGCCAAGAGGAGGATGTTAG
- the rpmI gene encoding 50S ribosomal protein L35 — MPKLKTHKSTAKRFRFSGSGKLLRRIQGQGHLKRKKSPSLKSDYGDTVTVKATAFIKRVKKLAPYLQHK, encoded by the coding sequence ATGCCAAAGTTGAAGACGCATAAATCAACAGCCAAGCGTTTCCGTTTTTCGGGAAGCGGCAAGCTCTTGCGTCGCATTCAGGGGCAAGGGCACCTCAAGCGCAAGAAGTCGCCGAGCCTGAAGAGTGATTACGGCGACACCGTCACGGTCAAAGCGACTGCTTTCATCAAGCGGGTCAAGAAGTTGGCTCCATACCTGCAACACAAATAA
- a CDS encoding RecX family transcriptional regulator: MKAKTITALVFQKTAHDRVNVFLDGAYAFALTAILAAPLQIGQTLHEQEIDALRAADAQEHAWDLTLKFLSYRPRSEAEVRRYLAGKGLDATATDQLIERLYRLGYLNDESFARAWVSSRHTLRPKGARALQYELRSKGVSPEIIADALAGLAADEDAYAAVSKPAARWRTLDDRAFRQKVQAFLARRGFDYDIIQKTVNRLLHEVDGAGTVEPLEEENE, encoded by the coding sequence GTGAAAGCAAAGACGATTACGGCCCTGGTGTTCCAGAAAACAGCGCATGACCGTGTCAATGTCTTTCTGGATGGGGCATATGCGTTTGCGTTGACCGCCATCCTGGCAGCACCGTTGCAGATTGGGCAAACCCTGCATGAGCAGGAAATTGACGCGTTGCGCGCAGCCGATGCGCAAGAACACGCATGGGATCTGACCCTGAAGTTCCTGAGTTATCGCCCGCGCAGCGAGGCCGAGGTTCGCCGCTACCTGGCAGGCAAGGGGCTGGACGCCACGGCCACCGATCAACTGATCGAGCGTTTGTATCGGCTGGGTTACCTGAACGACGAGTCCTTTGCCCGTGCCTGGGTTAGCAGCCGCCATACGCTGCGTCCCAAAGGCGCACGCGCGCTCCAGTATGAGCTGCGCAGCAAAGGCGTGTCCCCGGAGATCATTGCAGACGCCCTCGCCGGCCTGGCCGCCGATGAGGACGCCTACGCTGCCGTGAGCAAACCCGCGGCGCGCTGGCGCACATTGGACGATAGGGCGTTTCGCCAGAAGGTGCAAGCCTTCCTGGCGCGTCGCGGATTTGATTATGATATTATTCAGAAGACGGTTAATCGCCTGCTGCATGAGGTTGACGGCGCAGGTACCGTTGAGCCACTTGAGGAAGAAAACGAATAG
- a CDS encoding RNA polymerase sigma factor has translation MRIGTNKPLAALSLLRDESLVTLGRAPDRTGRETGVETEELDADEQMMYELSLAPMRRRPSSHKALDDNDMDDNDLPGLSHSETEDSISLYLKEIGRVRLLTAEEEVDYAQRIEQGYLARCEYGISPCESVRREELMHLMFDGVRAQDCLIKANSRLVVSVAKKYVGRGVPFLDLIQEGNIGLIRAVKKFDHHLGYKFSTYATWWIRQAVTRAIADQGRTIRVPVHMYEQINRVTRTAHDLTQQLGHDPSPEEIGAELDMAPTKVKQVMQVAERPLSLEMTIHEEDDASLTDFIEDEEVASPAFTASRQQLRDVLNEVLDTLTPREVRILQLRFGLVDGYNYTLEEVGRKFGVTRERVRQIESQALGRLRHPSRSRKLRDYL, from the coding sequence ATGAGAATTGGTACAAACAAGCCGCTTGCCGCGCTCAGTCTGCTCAGAGACGAGTCGCTTGTCACTCTCGGACGCGCGCCGGACAGAACCGGACGCGAGACCGGCGTCGAGACAGAAGAACTCGACGCCGACGAGCAGATGATGTACGAACTATCGCTGGCACCCATGCGCAGGCGCCCCTCCTCACACAAGGCGCTTGACGACAATGACATGGATGACAACGACCTGCCCGGTCTATCACACTCCGAAACCGAAGATTCCATCAGCCTCTATCTCAAGGAAATTGGGCGCGTGCGACTCCTCACCGCCGAAGAGGAAGTTGATTATGCCCAGCGCATCGAACAAGGATACCTGGCCCGTTGCGAATATGGCATCAGCCCATGTGAATCGGTGCGCCGTGAAGAGCTGATGCACCTCATGTTTGACGGCGTGCGAGCCCAGGATTGCCTGATCAAGGCGAACTCGCGGCTCGTCGTCAGCGTCGCGAAAAAATATGTCGGGCGCGGTGTGCCGTTCCTGGACTTGATTCAAGAGGGCAACATCGGCCTCATTCGTGCCGTCAAGAAGTTCGACCACCACCTCGGCTACAAATTCTCTACCTATGCCACCTGGTGGATTCGGCAGGCGGTGACTCGCGCCATTGCCGACCAGGGGCGCACCATCCGCGTCCCTGTCCACATGTATGAACAGATCAACCGCGTCACCCGCACCGCTCATGATCTGACGCAGCAACTGGGCCATGATCCGTCCCCGGAGGAGATTGGAGCCGAGTTGGACATGGCGCCCACCAAGGTGAAACAGGTGATGCAGGTGGCCGAGCGCCCGTTGAGCCTGGAGATGACCATTCACGAAGAGGACGATGCGTCGCTCACCGATTTTATCGAAGACGAAGAAGTGGCCTCGCCCGCGTTCACAGCCTCACGCCAACAACTGCGTGATGTTCTCAATGAGGTTTTGGATACCCTGACGCCGCGCGAGGTGCGCATCCTGCAACTGCGCTTTGGCCTGGTAGACGGCTATAACTACACCCTGGAAGAGGTGGGGCGCAAGTTCGGCGTGACGCGCGAACGCGTCCGTCAGATTGAATCGCAAGCCCTGGGGCGGCTACGTCATCCCAGCCGCAGCCGCAAGCTGCGCGACTATCTGTGA
- a CDS encoding translation initiation factor IF-3 yields MIRTREVRVVDDEGKQLGVLQVRDALILARQKGLDLVEVAPNSIPPVCRLMDFGKYQYERAKKERDARKSQKQIEVKELRLRPKTGEHDVAFKIRDARRFISEGNKVKIRIRFRGREITHPEVAREMLDRVAQELGDIAAIEQAPSMEGTSLLMILMPRES; encoded by the coding sequence ATGATTCGCACCCGCGAAGTGCGGGTTGTAGATGATGAAGGTAAGCAACTGGGTGTTTTGCAGGTACGCGACGCCTTGATCCTGGCTCGGCAAAAGGGCCTGGATCTGGTGGAGGTCGCTCCTAATTCTATACCGCCGGTCTGCCGCTTGATGGATTTTGGCAAGTATCAGTACGAACGAGCCAAGAAAGAACGTGATGCCCGCAAATCCCAAAAGCAGATCGAGGTCAAAGAGCTACGCTTGCGTCCTAAGACCGGCGAACACGATGTGGCCTTCAAGATCCGTGATGCCCGCCGCTTTATCAGTGAGGGCAATAAGGTCAAGATTCGTATTCGTTTCCGTGGACGTGAGATTACTCATCCAGAAGTGGCCAGAGAAATGCTCGATCGCGTAGCGCAGGAGCTGGGCGACATTGCCGCCATTGAACAAGCACCGTCAATGGAAGGAACCAGCCTGCTGATGATTCTGATGCCCAGGGAAAGTTAA
- a CDS encoding RNA methyltransferase, translating to MVITSSSNARVKLIRALLQERRSREEAQQWCLEGVRLLEEALDAHLPLQFVLYAPARLTNPRAAALLTRLRAQQVVCEETHTQVLDAISGTTTSPGIMAVASWPQVRPFPAAGLLLVLDALSDPGNLGTILRTALAAGCAGVLLAPGSVDIYNPKVVRAAMGAHLYLPVRSVETWADMAAAVTGRQVWLADAHGDTLYDAVDWRLPTALIIGNEGAGASADARRLAVGTVTIPIAQAESLNAAVAAAVFCFESARQRRQSDHRRPPPG from the coding sequence ATGGTGATCACCAGTTCGAGTAATGCGCGCGTGAAGCTGATACGGGCCTTGCTGCAGGAGCGCAGGTCACGCGAGGAGGCGCAGCAGTGGTGCCTGGAAGGCGTGCGCCTGCTCGAAGAAGCCCTGGACGCCCATCTGCCCCTACAGTTTGTTCTCTACGCACCCGCCCGTCTGACCAATCCACGCGCCGCGGCGCTGCTCACACGGCTGCGTGCCCAACAGGTCGTGTGCGAAGAGACCCACACGCAGGTGCTGGATGCCATCAGCGGCACGACCACCTCGCCGGGCATCATGGCGGTGGCGTCCTGGCCGCAAGTCCGGCCATTTCCGGCCGCCGGCCTGCTGCTGGTGCTGGACGCGCTCAGTGATCCGGGTAACCTGGGCACAATCCTGCGCACGGCCCTGGCCGCGGGCTGTGCCGGCGTGCTGCTGGCGCCTGGCTCGGTGGATATCTACAACCCGAAGGTGGTGCGCGCGGCCATGGGCGCGCATCTGTACCTGCCGGTGCGCAGCGTGGAGACGTGGGCGGATATGGCCGCCGCGGTCACCGGTCGCCAGGTTTGGCTGGCGGATGCACACGGCGACACGCTGTATGATGCCGTGGATTGGCGCCTGCCCACCGCGCTGATCATTGGCAATGAAGGAGCGGGCGCCAGTGCCGACGCACGGCGCCTGGCCGTGGGTACGGTGACGATTCCGATCGCGCAAGCTGAGTCGCTAAACGCTGCCGTGGCCGCGGCCGTTTTTTGCTTCGAGTCCGCCCGCCAACGGCGACAAAGCGATCACAGGCGTCCGCCGCCAGGATGA
- a CDS encoding prohibitin family protein: MLIARALSMFGWLLLLAFFAYVINVVIGRSRGTTSARLSPPLLVGWLVISLIVMTLGAGVVVIDAGEVGVVFNAISGTRNLPQYPGINFIVPYVETVYRYSTLEQVYTMTKVANEGQVQGDDSLWSPTSEGLQVGIDSSTRFKLNPARAADIHNNLRDYENILVRPTIRSIVRLMVSQNKVTDVYGTKRAAIQVEIEKMIRERFEKEGLLLLAFDIRNVNFTDDYATSIEQKQIAQQQAEQMQFTLQREQQEAERKRIEAEGVKTSAILRAQGEAEALRLVNEQIGTNDNLLVYRYIEKLAPNITVMLLPSGSPFLVNLDQLKGGAANPPQ; the protein is encoded by the coding sequence ATGTTAATTGCACGAGCACTAAGCATGTTTGGCTGGCTGTTGTTGTTGGCTTTCTTCGCGTATGTCATCAACGTGGTCATTGGCCGCAGCCGCGGCACGACGTCAGCCCGTCTCTCCCCGCCGTTGCTGGTCGGATGGCTGGTCATCTCCCTCATTGTGATGACCCTGGGCGCGGGCGTGGTGGTGATTGATGCCGGCGAAGTCGGTGTCGTCTTCAATGCTATCAGCGGCACCCGCAATCTGCCGCAGTATCCGGGCATCAACTTCATTGTGCCCTACGTGGAAACTGTTTATCGTTACAGCACCCTGGAACAGGTCTACACCATGACTAAGGTGGCCAATGAGGGCCAGGTGCAAGGCGACGACTCGTTGTGGTCGCCAACGTCCGAAGGCCTGCAGGTGGGTATTGACTCGTCCACGCGCTTCAAGCTCAACCCGGCGCGGGCCGCGGACATCCACAACAACCTGCGCGACTACGAAAACATCCTGGTACGCCCCACGATTCGCTCGATTGTGCGCTTGATGGTGTCGCAGAACAAGGTGACCGATGTCTACGGCACGAAACGGGCCGCGATTCAGGTTGAGATCGAGAAAATGATTCGCGAGCGCTTCGAAAAAGAGGGCTTGCTCTTGCTGGCCTTCGACATTCGTAATGTCAACTTCACCGATGACTACGCCACGTCCATCGAGCAGAAGCAGATCGCGCAGCAGCAGGCCGAGCAAATGCAGTTCACCCTGCAGCGTGAACAGCAGGAGGCTGAACGCAAACGGATCGAGGCCGAAGGCGTCAAGACATCTGCCATTTTGCGCGCACAGGGCGAAGCAGAGGCGCTGCGCCTGGTCAACGAGCAGATCGGCACGAACGACAACCTGCTGGTTTATCGCTACATCGAAAAGCTGGCGCCCAACATCACGGTGATGCTTCTGCCGTCAGGCAGCCCCTTCCTGGTCAACCTGGATCAACTGAAGGGCGGGGCGGCCAACCCTCCGCAGTAA
- the rny gene encoding ribonuclease Y: MEPGVVILLGIVLLIMGVGIGYFVGFDQHKKKTEATIQSAEIRATQIVSEAEAHGKELVLKGKDEVIQLREETERDLERRRRDLQRLEERVDKRQEQLDRRNEQVELREKRLNQRQSTVDKRVKDLEKMEGQHVAELERISALTQEEAKQLLLKSVEEDTRQDMAKVIRAVEAEATDEAERRARRVIIMAMERLASDQVSESTVSSVALPTDEMKGRIIGRQGRNIRAIEAATGVDLVVDDTPEAIIISSFDPVRREVARLALTKLVQDGRIHPTRIEKEVEKAREEVERAMREAGDQAAIETGLQGLHPEILKLVGRLKFRTSYGQNQYYHAIETSHLAGMIATELGADVKTAKMGGLLHDLGKAVSHEVEGPHAQVGAEIAKRYGVPPKAVNCIAAHHHEVDAENLETIIVATADAISGARPGARREALETYVKRLTALEDIANSFGGVSESFAIQAGREIRVVVRPDATDDMAAIKLSRDIAKKVEDNLEYPGQIKITVIREMRAIDYAK, encoded by the coding sequence ATGGAACCCGGAGTAGTCATCCTGTTAGGGATCGTACTCCTGATAATGGGTGTCGGTATTGGTTATTTCGTCGGCTTCGATCAGCACAAGAAAAAGACCGAAGCAACCATTCAATCGGCGGAAATACGCGCCACCCAGATTGTCAGCGAGGCAGAGGCCCACGGCAAGGAGCTTGTTCTCAAAGGGAAAGACGAGGTCATCCAGCTACGTGAGGAAACGGAACGGGATTTGGAGCGCCGGCGCCGCGATCTGCAGCGCCTGGAAGAACGCGTCGATAAGCGGCAAGAACAGTTGGACCGGCGCAACGAACAGGTTGAGCTGCGTGAAAAACGCCTGAACCAGCGCCAGAGCACGGTTGACAAGCGCGTCAAAGACCTGGAGAAAATGGAAGGCCAGCATGTGGCCGAGTTGGAACGCATCTCCGCCCTGACGCAGGAAGAAGCCAAGCAGCTCCTGCTCAAAAGCGTCGAAGAAGACACGCGTCAGGATATGGCGAAAGTCATCCGGGCCGTGGAGGCCGAAGCCACCGACGAGGCCGAGCGCCGCGCCCGCCGTGTGATCATCATGGCGATGGAGCGCCTGGCCTCAGATCAGGTTTCGGAATCCACCGTGTCGTCCGTGGCGCTGCCCACCGACGAGATGAAGGGACGCATCATTGGCCGCCAGGGGCGCAATATCCGCGCCATCGAAGCCGCCACCGGCGTTGACCTGGTGGTGGATGATACGCCGGAAGCCATCATCATCTCCAGCTTCGATCCGGTGCGCCGTGAAGTGGCCCGCCTGGCGTTGACCAAACTGGTGCAAGATGGGCGCATCCATCCCACCCGCATCGAGAAGGAAGTCGAAAAGGCACGCGAAGAGGTGGAGCGCGCCATGCGCGAAGCGGGCGATCAAGCTGCCATCGAAACCGGGCTGCAAGGGCTGCACCCGGAGATTCTCAAGCTGGTGGGGCGCCTCAAGTTCCGCACGAGCTACGGTCAGAATCAGTATTACCATGCCATCGAAACGTCACACCTGGCCGGTATGATTGCCACTGAACTGGGCGCGGATGTCAAGACCGCCAAGATGGGCGGTCTGCTGCATGACCTGGGCAAAGCGGTCAGCCACGAGGTGGAAGGCCCGCACGCGCAGGTGGGCGCAGAGATTGCCAAGCGCTACGGCGTGCCGCCAAAGGCGGTCAACTGCATCGCGGCCCACCACCATGAGGTGGATGCCGAAAACCTGGAAACGATCATCGTGGCTACCGCCGACGCCATTTCCGGCGCTCGCCCCGGTGCCCGCCGTGAAGCTCTCGAAACTTATGTCAAACGCCTGACCGCCCTGGAGGATATCGCCAATTCCTTCGGCGGCGTTTCCGAATCGTTTGCCATCCAGGCCGGTCGCGAAATTCGCGTGGTCGTGCGCCCCGATGCGACGGACGACATGGCCGCCATCAAACTATCACGCGACATTGCCAAGAAGGTCGAAGACAACCTGGAATACCCCGGCCAGATCAAGATTACTGTCATCCGCGAGATGCGTGCTATAGACTACGCCAAGTAA
- the rplT gene encoding 50S ribosomal protein L20 → MSRVKRGVPARQRHKKILKMMKGQFGTRHRLFRRANEAMLKSLFYATRDRRNRKRQFRALWITRINAAARQNGLSYSRFVYGLQKAGVDIDRKMMAELAVRDASVFARLVDVAKQSL, encoded by the coding sequence ATGTCACGAGTAAAACGAGGCGTCCCGGCCAGGCAGCGACACAAGAAGATTCTGAAGATGATGAAAGGCCAGTTTGGCACACGTCATCGCCTTTTCCGTCGCGCCAATGAGGCAATGCTCAAGTCGTTGTTCTATGCCACACGCGACCGCCGCAACCGTAAGCGTCAATTCCGCGCCTTGTGGATCACACGCATCAACGCGGCTGCCCGCCAAAACGGTTTGTCCTACAGTCGCTTTGTCTACGGTCTGCAAAAGGCCGGGGTGGACATTGACCGCAAGATGATGGCCGAGCTGGCCGTCCGCGATGCAAGCGTCTTTGCTCGCCTGGTTGATGTTGCCAAACAGTCTCTCTAA